GAGCCGCGACGAGACCGACCCGCCGACCGGATTACCCTCGCCGGTCGCCGTTGTACGGTCTGCGGAGCACCTCCGGCCCCCCACGGGGAGGGGGAGAGCCCCCGGTGGCCCCCGATCCCCAGACGGCTCGCATAGCAGCTCCCACCGGCCCCAGGTTGAGACCTCTACGGCCCCACGCGTCTACCTACGGGAGCCCTCCGCCGTGTCGAAGCCCTGGACGAGGTCCACCCCGTACGCCGGGGCCGTCCCGGCGAGGGTGAAGCGTGCGGTCCTGCGCCGTGACCCGGTGTGCCGGGTCTGCCTCGAGCGCGACTCCGTCGAGGTCGACCACGTCGTCCCCGCGTCGGCCGGCGGGACCGATGACCCGTCGAACTTGCGGGGTCTGTGCGTGCCGTGCCACCGGGAGAAGTCCCTCCGGGAGGCCGCGAAGGGCCGTCGTCGGCAGGCCGGAGCCCGCCTCCTCCCACCGGAGCGGCACCCCGGCCTCCGGTAGACCGTGACGCGTTACGAGACGCGTCTGGAGACGCGTCTACTCCCTGGACGCGGCCTCGTCGTCGAGGCGACCCTGGGCCGATGCCAGACCCCCGCGACACGTCCGACGCCCCCCAGGCCCTCGCCGACGCGATCCGGCGGGGGGAGCCGGTGGCGATCCGCCTTCCCGGCGGGCGAACCCAGGAGGTTGACCCCGCGGAGTTCCTCGACGCGGAGGAGGTC
Above is a genomic segment from Kineococcus rhizosphaerae containing:
- a CDS encoding HNH endonuclease; its protein translation is MCRVCLERDSVEVDHVVPASAGGTDDPSNLRGLCVPCHREKSLREAAKGRRRQAGARLLPPERHPGLR